The window CTTAAAGATTAACCTTGCTCTTAATATCTCCTGTTTTCATAGTTTCTCTCATTTTTCATGTTTATATATTTCTTACAAGTATCTGCTAGTAAAGAGTTTAGCATTCAAAGATATAGTGATGAAAATTTGTTAATGTAAAAAACTCCCCTTATAATAAACAGTTATATTTATAAACTGTTTATTATAAGGGGAGTATATTCTTGCCTATGTCTTACTAAATTGTTAATTACAAAACGGATAAATATCTTTCCCCACTGTCGGGGAGAATTGTCACTATTCTCTTACCTTTATTACTTGGATCATTTGCCAAAATTAGAGCTGCTTTTACTGCTGCGCCCGAAGATATTCCAGCTAAAATTCCCTCTTCTTTAGCTAGGATTCGTGCAATTTCAAAGGAATCTTCTGTTTTAACTTTTATAATATGATCAATTACATCTTTATTTAACACTCTAGGTACAAAATTTGCACCAATACCTTGAATACCATGCACCCCTGACCTTCCTTCTGATAATAAGGGAGACTCTTCTGGTTCTACTCCATAAACTTTAATATTTTTGTTTTTTGCTTTTAATACCCTTCCTATACCAGATAAAGTACCACCTGTTCCTATACAAGCTATGAAAATATCTATTTGACCTTCAGTATCTTCTAATATCTCTTTAGCTGTAGTTTGCTCGTGAATACCTGGGTTCGCCTCATTTTCAAATTGCTGAAATATGTATGAATTTTTATTCTTATTTTTAATTTCTACTGCTTTTTCTATAGCTCCTTGCATACCTTTTGCTTTTTCAGTTAAAACTATTTCTGCCCCAAATGAGCTTAATAATTTTCTTCTTTCTATGCTCATATTTTCAGGCATAGTTAAAATTAACTTATATCCTTTTCTAGCTGCTACCATGGCTAGCCCTACTCCTGTATTACCACTGGTAGGTTCAATAAGTAATGTATCCTTATTAATTAAGCCTGAATTTTCAGCTGTTTTTATCATATTATAACCAACACGATCTTTTACACTTCCACCTGGATTAAAATATTCTAACTTAACTAAAATTTCTGCTCCTAAACCTTGGGAGATTTTATTTAATCTAACTATTGGTGTTTTACCAATTAAATCAAGTATATTATCGTATATCATAACTACTCTCTCCTATCTATATAATAATCCGTTATTTAACATTTTATTTTAGAAAACCATTATTTTCAAGCACAAAAAAAACACCCTTAAGGTGTTATTTAACATATAAATGGCTCCTCGAGCTGGGCTCGAACCAGCAACCCCCTGGTTAACAGCCAGGTGCTCTACCATTGAGCTATCGAGGAACAATAGGAAAAATCCCGGCGACGACCTACTCTCCCAGGACCTCTGGTCCAAGTACCATC of the Desulfonispora thiosulfatigenes DSM 11270 genome contains:
- the cysK gene encoding cysteine synthase A, with the protein product MIYDNILDLIGKTPIVRLNKISQGLGAEILVKLEYFNPGGSVKDRVGYNMIKTAENSGLINKDTLLIEPTSGNTGVGLAMVAARKGYKLILTMPENMSIERRKLLSSFGAEIVLTEKAKGMQGAIEKAVEIKNKNKNSYIFQQFENEANPGIHEQTTAKEILEDTEGQIDIFIACIGTGGTLSGIGRVLKAKNKNIKVYGVEPEESPLLSEGRSGVHGIQGIGANFVPRVLNKDVIDHIIKVKTEDSFEIARILAKEEGILAGISSGAAVKAALILANDPSNKGKRIVTILPDSGERYLSVL